The Gossypium arboreum isolate Shixiya-1 chromosome 4, ASM2569848v2, whole genome shotgun sequence DNA segment TATTATTTTCTATAAGTTTATTttgaatagaaattgattttgaaCAATCCTACAAATTTTGCCTATTGCTAGGGActgatattaataattttatttcttttcattatCCTTAGCATTCGATCATGATTGCATATTGACAATATTTGGAATTCAAATAGGAGTTTCCAAGTAGAGCGAATGAAacaaaaaaacttttttttttttcttgagaaTCAAATTTCTGAACTAACCTCTTTTATCCGACAATTAGTTGCACCGATATATATTCCACATTTCAAAAAGACTCGTATGAATTTAGGAATACAATTGGAAGAAATCTCAATTAGTGGTAATGGAGATATGATCCATATTCTAATACATACAATCATGAATGGAAGGATACTTTACTTGAGTTGAAAATATCAAAATTGacctaaaacaaaaagaaagttaTATATTTCAAGGCAATTTTTGATTGCATAAACCATACTAACAACTCCAatgtttttaaattaaatgaaGATTGAAGTCAAGTCATAGCTAAAAATTACTACTTAATTATATTTGACTATTGTGGTTTGTTTGTACTTTGGGAGCAAGATAGAGATGCCAGTTTCTTATGGATGAATCAACTCTGTTTTTATATGCTTTGATTACAATTTACGACAAACATCAATTGATTAATTCTTGAGTTAAAACAAAAAAGAAGGCATATTCGAACACGGGAGTTAATTGAAAATATcgaaaaaaaattcatattttaagtTTATTAAATCGAGTTATTTAAATTATTCGAGTCAGTTCGAATAATTCGATTCGAGTTGAATTTCACActtcaaataattcaaataatatattGGTATAAATATCTTTTAGTCATTATCAACTTTAAAAATAAGCAAATTAGTTTCTAtctcaacaaaattacaaaaattaaattaaattaaatttaaaatatttataaaaattcaaaatatatatttaaaattaaaaaattaaaattttaaaaatttctaaaataataattttatttaattaattattcaaatttatcatattcaattcaagtatcttagtttttattattttactttgaatatttttaaatatatgtaattttaaatttatgtgttaACCCATATAATAACTTGATAATCAATAGTATTTATCACCCCTTGATctgaatttgaatttaattttttttaatttaactcaaatttATTCACAGATTCAAATCTAGAAAGAAACTGAGTATGCAGATAGTGTTAACCTTGGGTTGGGATTCGGGAGCCTCAACAGCACCAATCATAACGTAGCAGCAGTTGAGTGAGGAGAGGAGCGTCAAACAGCGCGTGAAAAAGGAGCGTGGTGCTTTAATCAATCACAATCTCCTGTATAGGTAAACGTCCCTATAAGCCAATAGCTTTTGCTTCCTCTTTCCCTTAACTGACATTCAACAAAAACAGTAAAACAAACAAAAGtaagaaaatatataaaagaaagcgAGCTTctcaaaaaaagaagaaaatataaGAAAGAGAGACTCGGCCTTAGGGAACCTGAGCAGTGAGCATTGATAGAGAAGAAAAAGAACCTCAGCTCCAAGAGAAGCTTTAACTTAACCAACCctgtttggttttgggttttccAGGGTTCATTATTTCCAAGCCTTTTACATTTGTTCtttttcctgaaaatattaaCTGAAGCTAGCTATCTCAAGGACTACCATCCATCCTTCAGGTAAAAACTAAAAATCCAGCTCTGTTTTCTCCTTATCCTTTCTGTTAAACATGTATGTTTCAGGTTATATTTCATTTTTCAGCAATGTAAATTTCTAGTGGTGTTCATGTTCCTTTAGTTCCTTCATCAGAAAAGATTGTTTCTAAATGTGTTTAAAAGTGAGTAGGTTTTGCTTTATGTTAACAATTATATCTATCTCTCTTGCTCTTCAGACCCTTTTTCCCTGCTTGCCTTTTTTATATATCCTTGAAACTATGTCTTCTTCAAGTTCATCTACTCCTTCATTAAGCATTGTTCATTTAATTCTTTCTTCCATGTTTTATTTTCAAAGTTATCAAGCAAAATTTGGGGAAGATAAACGAGATTTTCATGGAGTTATAGAGCTTTTTGGTCTTAAATTTGCAGGAGAAAATGGAAATATAGGAAAAAGTAGTTTTATTGGATTGGTTGAGTACACCCCACtgccacatattttcattaagaGCATAATGTTTCAGTTTTTTGGTCCAATAAGTAATGtaaataaacaaattttaattcCAAACTGAGTACAAGCAGTCCCTCATGGATTATTAATTTACTTCGTTCATTTCTAGCTGGTCCTTTGTGGTTTCAATAATGTGGGTTCTTCTTTTTTGATCGTTGGTTTCAATAATGTGTTGTGTAGCATATCTTTCACTAGAGAGACAGAGTGAAaagatggttttttttttaaaataatctcaTCATATTTGCTCTTTTTTAGACAATGCCTAGAACTATCCATAACCCCTCCTTAACTCATGATAATACACCTCAGCGCGCTCGAATCCACATATGGCAActttatttttcctttcattttaaaTTAGGTCATTTTGGTTCTGGTTGGTAGTAGTGGAATTAGTTTCTGTGGAGTTTCTTCGAAGGAATTGTATTTGATTGTTTGTTGGTTAAGGCTTGATATACATTCCAGCTTGCACAACCTCTACATCTATAATATCAGAATCTACCCAATGTAGCTTCTCAATCCATGATTTCTTTGCAGCTTGTGTGGGTCAAGTCGGGTTTGAAGCAAGGCCCTTTTACCAGTTCAAGGGGATATATAAATCATGCAGACCCCAAAAGCAAGGTAAGATCCTCATTAGTTGCTCGGTATATTGTTAAACCCCTTTTTCACCTCCTTTGAAGTAGGGCAGTTTTTAGTTGTTTAGCTTGTGCTTGAAAAAATGGTTGCAACATTAACTTCTTTAAGGTGGGTGACTGCTTAGCTATGAATTTGTTAGTAAGCTATCTATCCGCCCTGCATTATGATTGGTTATATAGAAAGTTGTAAAAGTAGTTACAACCTCCTGAAAGAACCTCTTGTATGATGTAATAGTAGTCATCGACTAGAAGCTTCATTGATGttttttttaattgtattttcATTGTTTTTGGCAGTAAAACAAGCCCCCTAGAAGTGCCTCAGAGAAACTCTTCTGCTACACCTCGAACTTCTCATCAAATGAAGATATCAGGATCTGATGCTGACACGGTCTCATCCCCAAATCCTGCAAGTAAGACACCCAAAGATAGAAGTCCGAAGGTTACTGAGCGTAAAGCATTGAGAAGCCCGGTATCTGAGGTATTCTTTGGTCATTTATGAATGGTTAAGACTAGGATGATGCTTACCGTAATGAAATCTGCAAATTGTTTTCCGTTATTACCGGATAGTTGTCTATTTTAACTTCTCCACTTGATTACTCGCACTGACAAAATGTCCAAATGTTTGGTGTGAGCTCTAGAAAAAGCGTGGAAGCCGAGTGACCGAACTGGAAGCGCAACTCTGTCAACTTCAGGATGATCTAAGAAAGACCAAGGACCAACTGACTGCTTCCGAGTCATGGAAGAGGCAAGCCATGCAAGATGCTGAGGAGGCTAAAAAGCAGCTATCAGAAATGTCAGCCAAGCTTGAAGAATCCGAACAGCAGTTGCTGGAAATTTCTGTCTCTGAGGATGGTCGGGTTCAAGAACTCCGTAAGATCTCACAAGAACGAGATAGAGCATGGCAGTCAGAACTCGAGGCTGTCCAGAAGAAGCACTCGATGGATTCTGCTGCCTTGGCTTCTGCTTTGAATGAAATCCAGAAGCTTAAAGCTCAGCTGGAAAAGGCATATGAATCAGAAGCCATTCAAACTAAACATGCTGAATCCGCATATGCTGAAATTCAGAACTTGAGGATTGAACTGACTGAAACTCTTGCCTTGGTTGAAACACTTAAGTCTGAGATCAATAACTGCAGAGAATCTGAAGCCCAGGCCGTTGAAGTTGTTAGCGAAACAGAAATGCAACTGGAAGCAGCAAATAAAACCGTGGAAGTACTGCGATTCGATGCCACCAAAAGGACCGAAGCTTACAACAAATTGTCATTGGAGTTAGAACAGTCACAGGCTAGAGTTAAGTCTCTGGAGGAACTTGTGAGCAAGCTACAGGCAGAACTCGTTGGTAATAGCAGCAAAACATTGAAGGATCGCAATGATGATGAACTGTCGCCGAAGAATGGAGAAAATGAGGATATAGAGAAGCTCAAAACGGAGCTTAATTTTGCGAAACTTGAAGTGGGTCAATTGAAATCAGCATTGGATGCATCCGAGGTAAGGTATCAAGAAGAATATATTCGGAGCACATTGCAAATTAGAAGCGCTTACGAACAAGTGGAATGCATACGAACGCAGTCATGTCAGAGGGAGATGGAACTGGAAACcgaattaaataaaatgaaagcTGATGTTGAAGAATTGAGAGCAAACTTAATGGATAAGGAGACTGAACTGCAGAGTATTTTGGCTCAAAACGAGGAGCTGAATTTGAAGACCGAGAAAAAACAGTTCGATGAAGGAGAGCTGGAACTTTCAATGAAGTTGAAGAAAAAGTTAGAGGCCGATTTGACGGAATTGAATGCAAATTTGACAGCCAAAGAAACCGAGTTGAAGAGCGTAACCATGCAAAACGAGAAGCTCAAAATGGAGATTATGAAGATGGAAATGGATAGTAATAAACTTAGTGATGAATCTGCTGCCTTGTTAGAAGCAGCAAGGGCAGCAGAGCAAGAGGCTCTACTGAAACACGACAATTTAACCGAGGAAGCGGAAAAAAGTAGAAAAAGAGCAGCTCAGGTGACCGAACAACTTGGTGCAGCACAAGCAGCAAACAATGAAATGGAGGCTGAGTTAAGGAGAATAAAGGTTCAGTCAGATCAATGGAGAAAAGCAGCTGAGGCAGCCACTGCCATGCTTTCTACTGGGAACTACGGAAAACATATGGACAGGACCATACCTTTTGACGGTAACCATAACCCTGTAACGGGTTCACCCAACTCGGAAGACATGGATGATGACTCACCAAAGAAGAAAAATGGCAACATGTTGAAAAAGATAGGTGTGTTATGGAAGAAAGGCCAAAAGTAGCTGAAAATGTTGCATATATTTCTGCTCTAAATGTTTCGTGGTTTTCTATATGTTTTCAATTTATGCAAAATTCATCTTAAATTTGCTATTCCAATTGAGTCATTCTTATGCAAATTTTCAAGGTTTCTTCTAATCCCTCATAATTTTGAGTTCATTTCTGAATGCTCATTAATTATCTCAGTGATTGAAATTAGTTAAAAGGGAGTACCGTTACTTGCAAATTTTGTGAACGCAATTTTTCTTAGGTAGATGCAGTTGTAACATCTAAAAATCTCAATGTTGAAAATGTCACAATTTCGACATGAATATTCAACCTCTGATGTAAAGTATGAtggaaaatatttaaatttttgttacttACTTAAAGTGTTAGACAGCAATGGTTACTACGGCTTGACACTGCGAAAAACAATGCAAACAAAATAGAAATAACATCAAAATTTGTTTACATAGTTCGATTTTACTACGTTTGTGGAGTTTAACTCAGTAAGTAATTCCACTATATTTAATTGTAAATACGATAAGTGATTCACACTCTATCACTCTCTAAATATAGAAATCTCACCTTTGTATCTAAAGACTAGAAATAAACCCTAATATTACATTGGGCATTAATATAAAAATGGGCGAGaaataattaatgaaataaatatatgGTTATGGAATACATAATTGTGAAATGGTAATTAAATGTTGCAAAGACATGAACTATGTGTATATTAAAGTTAAAAAGAGAATTTTTTAACACTTATTGTAAATGTTGAAGTATGCTTGTATGTCATCACATTCATGtggatttttatgttttcatcTTATCTTTTTGCTATTAAGCTAACATGTAAGCTTATTGAGCCATGTGTTTGAATGTCCTTTCAAGTAAGTAAgtataatatttacaatttaagtTTAAGTATTTTATgcttacatattattatttttgtgcGTAAATTCTCACTTTTAGATTCTTGAAGTTATCTCAACTTAAAATCATCATACCATCaacaaaattattaaaagtatGGAAGTTAGTGCAATTTGTAACTTGTGACATGTATTTAGAATTTCAATATGTATAATCATGCTAATTTCAATTGCTACTAAGTATTTTGTGTAGTTTAGTATTAAGTCGGTATGTCGAAGGATAGTGGTTATGTTTGAGCTTATTATTTTGAAGTTCTAATTAGTTGGCATTCATGGTGTCATTTCCTCAGCTAATGCTTTGCTTGAAATTTGTTTTTCATGATGTCTTTAGAGTAGGGTTGAAGCATTTGGAGGTGTTTCAAtagttatttttttatgttttaaacttGTTTTTTTGTTCAAGTTTTGTTATTAAGCTTTTAAATGTTAAATAAGTAATTTTCAAGTCAATTTTTAATTCTAGAGGATATGATATTGATATTAAACCTCTATAGTATCACAACAAGTATGACAGAATCCCAAAATCTACAATAATATACTTCTTCGCACCTTTCAATACTCGATTTAAGTTCTGAACACTTTCAATAAACTTCGAACCATTTTTAAATGACATTAAACTAATTCTAAAACCTTCTAATCATCTAAAAGTTTGATATTGCACGTTTTAAAACCATAACTAACTTATACACTAAGATAGTGCATTGCAGGATAAAAGATTTTACATAATGtgttatttataataatttttttgcacttcttatatttttataatcgTTGTAATGTTCTAATATTTgtgtataatttttatatttttatgatttttaatgttttaaaatatcttctaaaatATTAGATACTACATTTCACCACCTAGCACCATCCTATCGTATCACTCGGTAAACACAACCTCCCATTACTATTTTAACTTACGAGTCAAAGGACTTAATTGATAGCAACTTTGACATTTAAAGGCCGAGTGCAAAAAAGtataattattattatcttcTTTTGGAAAAGTTCAAAGGACCCTTTAGCCATTATCATTTCATGAACATACATGCAACATGAATAGGTGAgataaaagttcattttaaagaaatGTAGCACTTAGCCACCATGAggtacacatacatttcataaaattcatatttttatgcAAATATTGTTCATATAACTCATATTTTCATGATATCGTGTTTTACATCATGTTCCGAGTTGAAGATTGTGCTTATGCCTTAAACACCTCATTACATGATAACAAAGCCAATGAGATCTAAAATTAAGCATTGTAAAAGAGACCAGATGTTGACAGTGCCAAGCATCTTTGAGCATTAATAGCAAAGTTAGAAACAGCCAACCATCTCTGACTATATATACAGCCAAACCCCAACTTGAAACCTAAAACAACTAGTTGTGCATTCCCCATTCTTTACttacaaatcccaccccaaatAATTTAGTCAGCTATTTTCATAGTAACTTTTTCCTCCCATCAAAATcctcaactaacccaatcatcactgTTCAACACCCGTTTTCATGTACACCAACCAGACCAAGGACCTACCTAGATAATAATTACAAATTCACAGATTATAGTACCTCTAAAAAGGCTACGAAAGGTGGAATGAGCCTTGCCCTTCACTTATGGCATATAATAGCTTCTCTTTCATCTTCTCCTGCAAAAAATATTGATATCCCGTATTTCTCTTTTTAACTTTATCTTTACGAGAAACTTAATTTAAGATTCAATTAAGGTGTGAAGGATTACTTTTGAAGAATAAGGAGGCAACTTCAGGTAATTGGCACAAGTCATAACACTGGGCAGCTCCGTATCAGCACAATTGCTACTATGCTGAaggaaacattaaaatttaaagaaattcatACATGGTATGACAATGggaaaatatatgtacaaaaa contains these protein-coding regions:
- the LOC108487379 gene encoding interactor of constitutive active ROPs 2, chloroplastic-like → MQTPKASKTSPLEVPQRNSSATPRTSHQMKISGSDADTVSSPNPASKTPKDRSPKVTERKALRSPVSEKKRGSRVTELEAQLCQLQDDLRKTKDQLTASESWKRQAMQDAEEAKKQLSEMSAKLEESEQQLLEISVSEDGRVQELRKISQERDRAWQSELEAVQKKHSMDSAALASALNEIQKLKAQLEKAYESEAIQTKHAESAYAEIQNLRIELTETLALVETLKSEINNCRESEAQAVEVVSETEMQLEAANKTVEVLRFDATKRTEAYNKLSLELEQSQARVKSLEELVSKLQAELVGNSSKTLKDRNDDELSPKNGENEDIEKLKTELNFAKLEVGQLKSALDASEVRYQEEYIRSTLQIRSAYEQVECIRTQSCQREMELETELNKMKADVEELRANLMDKETELQSILAQNEELNLKTEKKQFDEGELELSMKLKKKLEADLTELNANLTAKETELKSVTMQNEKLKMEIMKMEMDSNKLSDESAALLEAARAAEQEALLKHDNLTEEAEKSRKRAAQVTEQLGAAQAANNEMEAELRRIKVQSDQWRKAAEAATAMLSTGNYGKHMDRTIPFDGNHNPVTGSPNSEDMDDDSPKKKNGNMLKKIGVLWKKGQK